From the Leishmania panamensis strain MHOM/PA/94/PSC-1 chromosome 31 sequence genome, one window contains:
- a CDS encoding hypothetical protein (TriTrypDB/GeneDB-style sysID: LpmP.31.2540): protein MTAMQRPFLGDLHGAMVPGMRRRLVIDPIWRVIDAQQYRSLWKVLSAEAAFCGFVGFDMEWTTTLQAPDVDSDNIRPPKARGASGKPKARRLLGPVATIQLSTYSCTIVVKWIHLHALATGGFADVLRDPFAPTSASWPCYRQGQSQNSVTLLHEVYTNMLHLIHDQRIFKTGVGIHGDEVKLHRDYPPVQLRSAVDLVELADACLPDTVPDHSRKHTDQKVTLVRTDSLRSLSNMCCALTGRRLGKDMAVVMSNWGGCHGALTPLQIEYAAEDAEASYDVCVAILKGGGFIVDSEASATHSSNNTTHFPWSMVKELDCREVLACCTTAPISTFKITSAALKGAANGAAGILCDAPETDVNASVSKAPCSTAADMKEEGGARWCRGRERPYYDNINVFDPDMQLVFTVDKNKANWYVKKKGLARVVQWRTPAGAIVAEEEKGAFSDAEHLKVSAIQLSFAPDLARYNDVHIRRNMDYFKQQKDNICVVCGNGGSLVRFAVVPLMYRRFFPRVYMSHNSYDLLLLCPPCFAKSRLLYDRLRQNVADDFGIPLTHLRAKQRDEYADVIRQMAQAIDVRSTTYEEAKRRALSTPGHVDVPERDCDLHPRLRLRGMQDFLVLMEHREILDKVFSFAKALHLYYESLRRHAEASDSGDGDIDVGNVVASPDGACRPSEMLTRLRRRNRHHSQKVGTARAAGAALLPAERRTMMADYLRKHASVYPFVARRRDEVDCQDGRQLQDAVFHAESDGAASAQGVRFILTGVAEVPGAAGYMYRDSAGMQQGNSSRSVLTRYWLDTHSELLTMLPTLTRAEERPLQPVDRGEVRKLDSGLTQRNSPSADIAADSEVWGMPYVDSHAFLVVRLLLEKYSDSSLCAKTGDHAVGQFIFRWRSSFVEGMHPQHLPCGWTPEDGILQ, encoded by the coding sequence ATGACTGCCATGCAGAGACCTTTTTTAGGCGACCTCCATGGTGCAATGGTGCCAGGGATGCGACGACGCCTCGTCATCGATCCGATTTGGCGAGTGATCGATGCCCAACAGTACCGCTCTCTATGGAAAGTCCTCTCCGCCGAAGCTGCATTCTGCGGCTTCGTCGGGTTCGACATGGAGTGGACGACAACACTCCAAGCACCTGATGTTGACAGCGACAACATCAGGCCCCCCAAGGCACGCGGTGCGTCTGGAAAGCCGAAGGCGCGTCGACTGCTGGGGCCTGTCGCGACGATTCAGCTAAGCACGTACTCTTGCACCATCGTGGTTAAGTGGATCCACTTGCACGCCTTGGCCACAGGCGGCTTCGCCGATGTTCTCCGAGACCCGTTTGCTCCGACGTCGGCTAGCTGGCCATGCTATCGTCAGGGGCAGAGCCAAAATTCGGTGACCCTTCTCCACGAAGTATACACAAATATGTTGCACCTCATCCACGACCAACGCATCTTCAAGACCGGCGTCGGCATTCATGGTGATGAGGTGAAGCTCCATCGCGACTACCCGCCGGTTCAACTTCGGTCAGCGGTGGATCTGGTTGAGCTGGCAGATGCCTGTTTGCCAGACACGGTCCCTGATCATAGCCGCAAGCACACGGACCAGAAGGTGACCCTAGTACGAACAGACTCTTTGCGCAGCCTCAGCAACATGTGCTGTGCCCTCACAGGGCGAAGGCTGGGCAAGGACATGGCTGTCGTGATGAGCAACTGGGGTGGCTGCCACGGCGCCCTCACACCGCTGCAGATCGAGTATGCAGCAGAGGACGCTGAGGCGTCGTACGATGTCTGTGTCGCCATTTTGAAAGGTGGTGGCTTCATCGTCGACAGTGAGGCTTCTGCAACGCATTCGAGCAACAACACAACTCATTTTCCATGGAGTATGGTGAAAGAGCTCGACTGCCGTGAAGTGCTGGCTTgctgcaccacagcgccgaTTAGCACGTTTAAAATCACCTCCGCTGCACTGAAAGGCGCTGCAAACGGGGCGGCGGGAATCCTGTGCGACGCACCTGAAACTGACGTGAACGCGTCAGTGTCGAAAGCGCCTTgctccactgcagcagacATGAAAGAGGAGGGTGGTGCGCGGTGGTGCAGAGGCCGTGAGCGGCCGTACTATGACAACATCAACGTCTTCGATCCCGACATGCAGCTGGTCTTCACAGTGGACAAGAATAAAGCGAATTGGTATGTAAAGAAGAAGGGGCTTGCCAGAGTGGTGCAGTGGCGTACGCCTGCTGGCGCGATAgtggcggaggaagagaagggagcgTTTTCCGATGCAGAGCATTTGAAGGTGTCCGCCATTCAGCTCAGCTTTGCGCCGGACTTGGCCCGCTACAATGATGTGCACATCCGTCGTAATATGGACTACTTCAAGCAGCAAAAGGACAACATCTGCGTGGTGTGCGGCAACGGCGGGTCGCTCGTGCGGTTTGCCGTCGTGCCACTGATGTACCGCCGCTTTTTCCCGAGAGTGTACATGAGCCACAACAGCTACGATCTTCTTTTGCTGTGCCCTCCCTGCTTTGCCAAGTCTCGATTGCTGTACGATCGCCTGCGCCAGAACGTCGCCGATGACTTCGGCATCCCGCTCACCCATCTGCGCGCCAAGCAGCGTGACGAGTACGCTGATGTAATACGGCAGATGGCGCAGGCTATAGACGTACGCTCTACTACTTAcgaggaggcaaagagacGAGCGCTATCCACGCCGGGGCACGTGGATGTGCCTGAGAGAGACTGCGATCTACACCCGCGCCTCCGGCTTCGAGGAATGCAAGACTTCCTTGTTTTAATGGAGCATCGCGAAATACTGGACAAGGTGTTCAGTTTTGCCAAAGCCCTTCACCTCTACTATGAGTCCTTGCGAAGGCACGCAGAAGCAAGCGACAGTGGCGACGGTGACATCGATGTGGGGAACGTGGTGGCCTCACCTGACGGTGCTTGTAGACCTTCGGAGATGTTAACGAGACTCAGGAGGAGAAACAGGCATCACAGTCAGAAGGTCGGCACCGCTCGTGCAGCGGGCGCTGCCCTTCTCCcggcggagcggcgcacTATGATGGCTGACTACCTGCGCAAGCACGCCTCTGTCTACCCATTCGTTGCTCGCCGAAGAGACGAGGTCGACTGTCAGGACGGTCGGCAACTTCAAGACGCCGTGTTTCACGCCGAAAGTGATGGCGCCGCATCGGCGCAAGGCGTACGTTTCATCTTAACCGGCGTTGCCGAGGTGCCTGGCGCCGCTGGGTACATGTACAGGGACAGCGCTGGAATGCAGCAGGGTAACTCGAGCCGCAGTGTGCTGACGCGGTACTGGCTCGACACGCATTCGGAGCTGCTGACGATGCTCCCCACTTTGACTCGTGCGGAAGAGAGGCCACTTCAGCCAGTGGACAGGGGCGAGGTGAGGAAATTGGATAGCGGCCTTACGCAGCGTAACTCGCCATCCGCCGACATCGCGGCCGATAGTGAGGTATGGGGGATGCCATACGTGGATAGCCACGCATTCCTAGTGGTGCGTCTTCTCTTAGAGAAGTACTCCGATTCATCACTGTGTGCCAAGACGGGTGATCACGCGGTAGGCCAATTCATCTTCCGCTGGCGGTCTAGTTTCGTGGAGGGAATGCACCCGCAACACCTACCGTGTGGGTGGACTCCGGAGGATGGCATTCTACAGTGA
- a CDS encoding phosphatidylinositol-4-phosphate 5-kinase-like protein (TriTrypDB/GeneDB-style sysID: LpmP.31.2550): MGNKHGKGQFAFFNGDEYVGSWKENQMNGYGVFLLASKGDRYEGYWRDGIRQGQGSLYYDNGDLYDGEWCSGLQDGLGVFCQSNDDLYCGQWHDGTMDGKGVLREKGILFLVEYVGGYLISKQRQSEALDETEKEWEPAYRHYLAWIEHHQGPVAPTRSRKEEDRLTSELQAAHAENSILRKRFEDLLALHRQTGRSANAGGESHPTFHSAALEEAGAEYWKESMLKLESKLKLLECTLAERVVELRKLGDQLKSRDARVHELELEKVTHKLRLHGAKHRSTNETLPFEAPTLSAQQSPTEMDTIDADEVEELKDQNALLTRMNNELQQKAAFLAAENAKLVLKEEAAEDQYNKLLEEMVEIRATLENERCINMDSQQLKASVTAAAETDSKPGAAQAPSPVSLSLTAERNLEAQELQQRLTQAKQLNIDLRLRIDKLERTTQAKPNDPGSPFPSQEAAGLARENEVLRSLAASLKTELAAMHSASSNAEQKITLAHQRQVELEDALKTITRRKAPNPQLQETLEWKSERIASLELENAELARLLDETRADTEERAAIPAAMKLQPSIEPMSAGGELASVQKEVKKLQRRIKKLTAERNDVAEQLYQSQVRLARRDRALAALQGQLIVVASITNGGGGAAVEGSATRVDAADPTKLVLCDCGEETFHQYDFCFDKDACVEQLFAELCGPLAFVWSGYQFALMTVGELRSGKSGLVKDILPFFTKYLSKAAEEDPKRFFFSFTYRVAIVEISAHGGFDCASGEAVTEVNYDSNGFVQPRNVHFIDCTSGSIPSVVDSLLTKRRQHYNGRSHTWIQLQCVRTNVVRQCQTIGRLTIFDWCGCGSLASQSKDIESARFANASSQALRGVVTALAGKLPVIPYTKSVEVSLLFDLLGGNSVTAVVGRIRSSVEHIEETLRTLHVLTSLFGVRNGPLLPDNQTSDEIRWRGIVAALASDHQAERELQTVENIREC; this comes from the coding sequence ATGGGCAACAAACACGGAAAGGGGCAGTTTGCTTTCTTCAATGGCGACGAGTATGTCGGTTCCTGGAAGGAGAATCAGATGAATGGGTATGGTGTCTTTTTGCTCGCCTCCAAGGGCGACCGCTACGAAGGCTATTGGAGAGACGGCATCCGGCAAGGGCAGGGCTCTCTCTACTACGACAACGGTGACTTGTACGACGGCGAGTGGTGTAGCGGCCTCCAGGATGGTCTCGGTGTGTTTTGCCAATCGAACGATGACTTGTACTGTGGCCAGTGGCATGACGGGACGATGGACGGAAAAGGTGTCTTGCGAGAGAAGGGTATCCTCTTCCTTGTCGAATACGTAGGGGGCTACCTTATTTCAAAGCAGCGACAAAGCGAGGCGCTAGATGAGACAGAAAAAGAGTGGGAACCGGCCTACCGACATTATCTCGCATGGATAGAGCATCACCAAGGGCCAGTCGCGCCAACGCGATCgcggaaggaggaggacaggCTGACCAGCGAGCTTCAAGCAGCCCACGCCGAAAACAGCATTCTCCGCAAGCGCTTTGAGGACCTACTTGCTCTGCATCGACAGACAGGTCGCTCAGCCAACGCAGGCGGCGAGTCACATCCTACATTTCATTCTGCTGCTCTAGAGGAGGCTGGTGCAGAGTACTGGAAGGAATCGATGCTGAAGCTTGAAAGCAAGCTAAAGCTACTTGAGTGCACACTTGCTGAACGCGTCGTGGAACTGCGCAAGCTTGGTGATCAGCTCAAAAGCAGGGATGCTAGAGTGCACGAGCTTGAGCTTGAAAAAGTGACACACAAGCTGCGGCTTCATGGCGCAAAGCATAGAAGTACAAATGAAACGCTACCATTCGAAGCACCAACACTATCTGCACAGCAATCACCTACGGAAATGGACACTATTGACGCCGATGAGGTCGAGGAACTGAAAGACCAAAACGCTCTGCTTACTCGTATGAATAATGAGCTACAGCAGAAGGCGGCTTTTCTCGCAGCCGAAAACGCAAAGCTTGTCTTGAAGgaagaagctgctgaagaccAATACAACAAACTGTTGGAGGAAATGGTGGAGATACGGGCGACTTTGGAGAATGAGCGATGTATCAACATGGATAGTCAGCAGCTGAAAGCGAGTGTCACAGCTGCAGCCGAAACAGATTCAAAGCCCGGAGCAGCGCAAGCGCCTTCGCCtgtgtcgctctcgcttACGGCTGAGAGAAACTTGGAAGCCCAAGAGCTCCAGCAGAGGCTCACCCAGGCAAAGCAGCTGAACATCGACCTGAGGCTCAGAATCGACAAACTGGAACGAACAACTCAGGCAAAACCAAACGATCCAGGatccccctttccctcccagGAAGCTGCTGGGCTCGCACGTGAgaacgaggtgctgcgctcgTTAGCAGCAAGTTTGAAGACAGAATTAGCGGCGATGCACAGTGCTTCGAGCAATGCAGAACAGAAGATTACTCTTGCCCACCAGCGACAGGTGGAGCTAGAGGATGCGCTGAAGACAATCACCCGCCGCAAAGCACCAAACCCGCAGCTACAGGAGACGCTGGAGTGGAAGTCTGAGCGAATTGCAAGTCTGGAACTAGAAAACGCGGAACTTGCACGACTGTTGGATGAGACTCGAGCAGAcacggaggagagggcggcaATACCAGCTGCAATGAAACTGCAGCCGAGTATTGAACCCATGTCCGCAGGAGGCGAGCTGGCATCCGTTCAAAAGGAGGTGAAAAAGCTGCAGAGGCGGATAAAGAAGCTCACTGCCGAGCGAAATGATGTGGCAGAGCAGCTGTACCAGTCACAAGTGCGGTTGGCCCGCAGGGATCGGGCACTTGCTGCACTACAAGGCCAGCTAATAGTGGTTGCCTCTATCAccaacggtggtggtggtgcggcagtggAGGGTTCGGCCACAAGAGTTGACGCCGCCGATCCCACGAAGCTGGTGCTGTGTGACTGTGGAGAGGAGACATTCCATCAGTACGACTTCTGCTTTGATAAGGATGCTTGCGTGGAGCAGCTCTTTGCTGAGCTTTGCGGTCCCTTGGCTTTTGTGTGGTCGGGCTACCAGTTTGCTCTTATGACGGTCGGTGAGCTTCGCTCTGGGAAGAGTGGCCTCGTGAAAGACATCCTTCCTTTCTTCACGAAATACCTGTCAAAGGCCGCTGAAGAAGATCCAAAGCGCTTCTTTTTCAGCTTTACTTACCGTGTCGCCATCGTTGAGATTTCGGCGCATGGAGGCTTCGACTGCGCATCTGGAGAAGCTGTCACGGAGGTGAACTACGATTCGAACGGCTTTGTGCAGCCAAGGAACGTGCACTTCATCGACTGCACAAGTGGTAGCATTCCCAGTGTGGTCGATAGCCTTCTTACCAAGCGGCGGCAACACTACAACGGCCGCTCGCACACCTGGATCCAGCTCCAGTGTGTACGGACAAACGTTGTGCGGCAGTGCCAGACAATTGGTAGACTCACCATTTTCGattggtgtgggtgtggctCGCTTGCATCACAGAGCAAGGATATTGAGAGCGCGCGCTTTGCGAATGCGTCGAGCCAGGCATTGCGAGGTGTTGTCACAGCGCTCGCTGGTAAACTACCTGTGATTCCGTACACAAAGTCTGTCGAGGTATCGCTGCTGTTTGACTTGCTCGGTGGCAACTCGGTAACTGCAGTGGTCGGCCGCATCCGATCTTCCGTAGAGCATATCGAGGAGACCCTTCGAACACTCCATGTTCTGACTTCTCTGTTCGGTGTGCGCAACGGGCCTCTGCTGCCGGATAATCAAACAAGCGATGAGATTCGTTGGCGGGGCATTGTTGCAGCGCTGGCCTCCGACCAccaagcagagagagagctgcagaCTGTGGAAAACATCCGAGAGTGCTAG
- a CDS encoding hypothetical protein (TriTrypDB/GeneDB-style sysID: LpmP.31.2560): MASFLSLEVNLVMVPVLVLFLLYCVPIRVISTTAERITRLVEGHSFNGFTIMSAMAIISSFSFLFHFLEWHSKYNAKQRFTDISLQLQHDNKRLRVERNMYIQLITCVLCLAVKKCAVLQARQESRQAERTADSRSTAATAHPKTA; encoded by the coding sequence ATGGCCAGCTTCCTCTCACTTGAAGTAAATCTGGTGATGGTGCCTGTTCTCgtgctttttcttctctaTTGCGTTCCTATCCGAGTCATCTCCACGACGGCAGAGCGCATCACTCGCCTCGTGGAAGGGCACAGCTTCAACGGCTTCACAATCATGTCCGCCATGGCCATCATAtcgtctttctccttcctcttccacttCCTCGAGTGGCACTCCAAGTATAAtgcaaagcagcgcttcACCGACATCAgcttgcagctgcagcacgacaACAAGCGGCTTCGAGTGGAACGCAACATGTACATCCAGCTTATTACCTGTGTCCTGTGCCTCGCCGTCAAGAAGTGTGCGGTACTTCAGGCGCGTCAAGAATCTCGCCAGGCAGAGCGCACTGCCGACTCTCGCTCAACTGCAGCAACTGCCCACCCTAAGACAGCCTAG
- a CDS encoding hypothetical protein (TriTrypDB/GeneDB-style sysID: LpmP.31.2570): MLRRLHTRIIGMGSVCGLAPSPPAELFLKTLPSPCDADPVKYRRFQREEVEKHAAQRHLTTVAASPVKAPEPFYDVIDAAAGHKHVVMLTREGNLITVGNNRYGQTGALNAEGQDGEGDAAASPPLSRGGTGHNTRSSSVVRTSAVVADLDPLYIDLDGTFPRTDSPIVRVACGSNFTLVYQHSSRRVIAFGNNHMGQLGVGHKKRIDGGRGFAEWNPTALWWPAGQASVLETVRCGFNHAVATLSDGGLYSFGCNNWGELGTGNSDAPMWPTRIVFFEERGMRVAKVALGNSFTLFLTMEGRVFGCGATNGGQLPPNAFDPVPIPLTRSFQQHRSDEAPHAVGGAPKLIRVKDIACVGSLAVFVSVKNELLIQGSLPEYGVMIPSPRFAAVDQAPVLKYFAARMGTQTSEADDYDIVELVGGPSTLLVRYRNGCVASLGANTEGQLHNVTKVLNGKRVNLAPAFNATELFPMFVPATPLWSTAWFASGKGFNLLFDGNEAYSVPETTAPIELPPGSGRTRRTTPGRLTRPSLPRE, encoded by the coding sequence ATGCTGCGTCGTCTGCACACACGAATCATTGGCATGGGCTCTGTCTGCGGCCTTGCGCCGTCTCCGCCGGCGGAGCTGTTTCTCAAGACCCTTCCCTCGCCATGTGACGCTGACCCTGTAAAGTACCGTCGCTTTCAGCGAGAAGAGGTAGAAAAGCAcgccgcgcagcggcacctcacGACTGTTGCCGCCTCCCCGGTGAAAGCCCCAGAGCCGTTTTACGACGTGATCGATGCGGCGGCAGGGCACAAGCACGTGGTCATGCTCACGCGCGAGGGTAACCTCATCACCGTCGGCAACAATCGGTACGGACAAACCGGAGCGCTGAACGCGGAAGGCCAGGACGGCGAAGGTGACGCGGCGGcttccccgcccctctcccgTGGCGGCACTGGTCACAACacccgaagcagcagcgttgtGCGTACCTCAGCCGTCGTGGCCGATCTTGACCCACTCTACATCGACCTTGACGGGACATTCCCGCGGACCGATTCCCCCATCGTCCGCGTCGCGTGCGGCTCGAACTTCACCCTGGTCTACCAGCACAGCAGTCGCCGCGTCATCGCGTTTGGCAACAACCACATGGGGCAGCTCGGGGTGGGGCACAAGAAGCGCATAGACGGTGGGCGCGGGTTCGCGGAGTGGAATCCGACAGCGTTGTGGTGGCCAGCGGGACAGGCGAGTGTGCTAGAGACCGTGCGCTGCGGTTTCAATCACGCAGTGGCCACACTGAGTGATGGCGGACTCTACTCCTTCGGCTGCAACAACTGGGGGGAGCTCGGCAccggcaacagcgacgctCCAATGTGGCCAACAAGGATCGTGTTCTTCGAGGAGCGCGGCATGCGCGTCGCCAAGGTGGCGCTCGGCAACTCCTTCACCCTCTTTCTCACGATGGAGGGACGCGTGTTTGGGTGCGGCGCGACAAACGGCGGCCAGCTGCCGCCGAACGCGTTCGACCCGGTGCCCATCCCCCTCACACGCTCtttccagcagcaccgaagCGACGAGGCGCCGCACGCGGTGGGCGGCGCACCAAAGCTGATTCGCGTGAAGGACATCGCCTGCGTCGGCAGCCTCGCCGTTTTTGTTAGTGTGAAGAACGAGCTCCTGATCCAAGGGTCGCTGCCGGAGTACGGTGTCATGATCCCGTCGCCGCGCTTCGCGGCAGTGGACCAGGCGCCGGTGCTCAAGTACTTCGCCGCGCGCATGGGCACACAAACGTCGGAGGCGGACGACTACGATATTGTAGAGCTGGTGGGTGGTCCGTCCACGCTACTGGTGCGCTACCGCAACGGCTGCGTTGCTTCCCTCGGGGCCAACACGGAGGGTCAGCTGCACAATGTCACCAAGGTACTGAATGGCAAGCGCGTCAACCTCGCGCCTGCCTTCAATGCAACGGAGCTGTTTCCGATGTTTgtgccggcgacgccgctcTGGAGCACAGCGTGGTTTGCTTCCGGCAAGGGGTTCAACCTGCTTTTTGACGGAAACGAGGCCTACAGCGTGCCCGAGACCACCGCGCCGATCGAGCTGCCGCCGGGGAGCGGCCGTACGCGTCGCACGACCCCCGGCCGCCTGACGCGCCCCTCGCTTCCGCGCGAGTGA
- a CDS encoding hypothetical protein (TriTrypDB/GeneDB-style sysID: LpmP.31.2580) yields the protein MSLFRRAARGGALAPVCNMVAAFLLLLLLLFCSPVTVTAATYGSKIEAGETECYTEIVEAGGTLGFTFRVTDGGAFDVNAVMKVRSTPPVDKTTELSRFHYNARFAGLRDRQRETVLNTWQRATDGSYTYTAPSVLRTRHGLPEEVSVCFDNSFSTLSPKWVRFNVMKRDVMEVDPDAVGKVENAMEEELHRYGSILFGLAQDANALQLVGESDRVKLNALATIMAAGLVLNVMVLLTMATYQYVSLSRFLARQVRHGKFTISTK from the coding sequence ATGTCCCTCTTTCGTCGGGCTGCAAGGGGCGGTGCGTTGGCACCGGTGTGCAACATGGTTGCGGccttcctgctgctgctgctgctgctgttctgcAGCCCGGTCACCGTCACGGCCGCCACGTACGGGTCGAAGATAGAGGCAGGGGAGACGGAGTGCTACACCGAAATCGTAGAGGCGGGTGGCACGCTGGGCTTTACCTTTCGCGTcaccgacggcggcgccttTGATGTGAACGCCGTGATGAAGGTGCGATCCACGCCGCCGGTGGACAAGACAACGGAGCTGAGCCGTTTTCATTACAACGCCCGGTTTGCCGGGCTGCGGGACCGACAGCGCGAAACAGTGCTGAACACGTGGCAGCGCGCCACCGACGGCAGCTACACCTACACGGCACCATCCGTCCTGAGGACTCGCCACGGTCTGCCGGAGGAGGTGTCCGTATGTTTTGACAATAGCTTCTCTACCCTCTCGCCCAAGTGGGTGCGGTTCAACGTCATGAAGCGCGACGTGATGGAGGTGGATCCAGACGCGGTGGGCAAGGTGGAGAacgcgatggaggaggagctgcaccgctACGGCTCCATCCTCTTCGGCCTCGCGCAGGATGCaaacgcgctgcagctcgtcggTGAGTCGGACCGCGTGAAGCTGAACGCCCTGGCAACGATCATGGCGGCAGGACTGGTGCTGAACGtcatggtgctgctgaccATGGCCACTTACCAGTACGTGTCGCTCTCGCGCTTTCTCGCTCGTCAGGTTCGTCATGGCAAGTTCACCATCTCCACAAAGTAg